The sequence aagaataaacaTATGCAATATACGTTTCTGTAATAGTTTTCGACAATTTCCtataatctaatattttcttaacattGCTTTGAACATAAACTGCCTCGAGTCCTACACGACTAAGTTCTTTGAAATGTGTACTATACTACTATAgatttaattagattttaatgaaaccaTTTGAGTCCAGTAAAGTTcctaaagaataataattatgatgtATAATTACACCTATTAGAATGCTAACATAACtgtttttatgaaaaacaaTATGACTAACAacataaaaacttatatttattatttatttgatatatatttattattaaattaatatcaaagataaattatataatttattcaatatatacatagataattatacttttacagtatcgcaatacagcgaggaaacaCTGCCAGCATTATAGGTAAagcagggaccaaactttttgaatttgttttatttttctattttattattattactatgtaggttaagcatattgtaaataatgtatatttgtgtgttggaaataagtAATTACATGTGTTAATCTTGGAGTTccttggaggaggccttcacCTGCGAAGGGGttcttgaaaaaaaatgggaaacagatataaaaaataggaaaaaaaCGAAATTagtgaaatttattttcttacaaatatatattaataaatagtattaagtttaattgttcttttgcaagaaataaataggctttcttatttttttaatggatgTGTTAATCACAAAGAGCTTTAAATGTAAATCTTtgatcaatttaattaaatagagcCAAGTAAGCATTGAATTTGTTCCTACCAATGTTGACCGGACACGTTCTCGCTTATAACATAGCATGTCTATTACACGTCCATGAGGTACGTGGTGAGACAGAAAAAGCATTGTTTATCACCAATGGTATAAACGGTCGTTGCAACATTGTTGATTATCTACAGGAATTTTCCACTCCATCGAAATGTTTGATGTGACGAGGCCCTTACGGTGAAAGTTTGTTATTGAGGTGCCAGCATGCCTACGGGACAAAATGTAGCTTGGCACGCGAGCGCCTAATTTCgggatttttattgaaatttttgtatGGCTAGTCTAAGTCTCTGAAGCGCATTAGAAAAATGCTCTTGAAATAAAATGGCAATATGgaagataatttttatgtttaaatgcaATCAGGTGGATTTCGtttgttatttaaagtatttagaTCAAATATTCTGTGACGTATAAGGTTAAATTGCTCGCATCAAATGTTAATTTGTTCGCAAGACATCATGCGATATTATCAAGATCAAAGTTGCACTCAAGACGGCGTAAGTATTCTAGACAACTTATCTATTTTTAGTACCACAACTTTCCTTAAGTCGCTGACTAATCCGGCGCCAATATATTCACTAGCATAGACCTCGCAAATCTACAAAAGTGACGTGCCGTATGTAAGgggataaattaataagactAACCATGAAGTTGTACGACGATACAATGtatgaaaatgtattatgaaaaaaaaaaccagtttAATTTGTGCATACTCGAAATATTTTCGAAGAGGCTGGCGGTCGATGGCCGCACGGTTTGATTTTGCTTAGCTTTATAAAGTAGATAAAGTGCGactgacaataattattattatcaatgcaTTGCACAGCTTATCACAAACATAGCACACACTCTTGTGTAATAATATCGACTCGAcgcttttaatataatagaatatttttatctattataaATACCAATCTATAcagtaatatgtataaataattgacAGAGATAATAAAAGCATCATTCCTTTATTGAAAcgaatagttttaataattttaacctatttatgtataatattggATAACAGTAACTTTATTTGTTGGATAAAACATTAACATTTAACAGTAACTTTATTTGTGTATAAACAACCgcctacatatattatatatgaagtacgaaaaaaataataattaggtcAAGAATTTATAAGGATGCAGACGAAAAGCAAGAGTTTACGCGTCCAACttcatttaatactttttgtcTCTAGGGAATGCGAGTTGTCAGACTTTAGTCTGGTCTGTAACACAGTGCGGGGGGCCAATCgccttttgtttttatacccATGCAAGAAtgcaaaacaattataattccCTCAGGGATAGGTCGCTTCAGAATCAAGCTCACGTAATCACAAGGGGTTCTCGTTTCTCCACTATCTTTTACATCTCATTCGGATTGCGGTTTGGCTTAATTGGACTAAAAAGATTATTACCACTCGTAGCTAAACCGAGATGCCTAGCAGAACAGAACCAAATTTAATTAGCGATAGGTGTGGTTCTCTGACAGCCGAAAGAGCGTCACAATCAAAGATACCCACGCTGGCCAATCCATTTACCTTAATTACGACGAGATGGGGATAAATCGGCGTCCAGCCGTCCACGGCCGAGTTACGAGCGGACcgactataaaataaattatacccACTTCGTTCGCCTCCACTCAGTTTTTTGTTGCCATCCACGATGAAAAAAGACAAAAGCAAAGCTCGAGAGGACGAAATACGAGCCAAAGACAAAGCTTAAATTTATCTACTGATAATATAGACGTAGGGCGGCGGGCCCGGCAGACGCGTTGCCGGGTGGCCGGCCAAATTATACAGGCGGGCATTCCTGCGGCCCGGCAAAAACATGATATATCGCTGCTTTGTgacgaaatattttaaatttggagaCCTGCCACACTCTAAATGGAATtcgattttaaataatattatctttagCATTCTTTGTCAACCACTTCATAAACGAGATTTGAATGTATGGACGGCGTACAGTTAAGTCGAATATTTACCATAATTGTGTCCATGATTAATGTCAAAGATCCCATCGAAGTAGAATTCTAATGACCTCATGGTCTTGTTAATCagtattattcaaataattattatgactaCATTCACAAAGGACCTTTTGTAAGAGTATCATATAACTGGTAACAGTAGCAAGTGCtaagttttgtttatattgctAATATTTACGAGGCATTTTTGTTAGGTGTGCCGTTATAACATTACTACGAATTCCGAACtcatttatgaaaaatagGCAGATTACACATCCTctggtgtgtgtgtgtgtgtgtattttattaattcaaggaagttactttatttctattacaATGTGGCATATACTAGAAGTTACGTATTTTTAAACCACAAGTTACGCAAATGTGTCATTGTAATGgtgaaaaataatacatgaagataaatttaatattttattatatcattatcgtttcaataaaataataataattacaagaatatgtatatacaagtTGATTATGTACAATTTTCGAGGCCACGACTATATATACACTGGGTCCACGATATATCACTAGGTCCACACTGGGCTCAGCCTTCGTCATCGGCAGCCACACCCTACCACCATCATGTCTTGATAGTTTTTAAGCACCACATTGTTCACTTCGTCCATATACAACATAGATATAGAGGAAAGTTGCGTCGGCACACAACACGCTTTCGGCACCGCGGCCGGATTCACTGAGTTCACTAAAGTCTGCACAATCGCATGGTTGGTACCATTGAGGTGATCCGCTAATGGGAAAGGGCAGTCGCCCTGGCAATAGTAGGCTTCGTAGCCCTGGGGAGCGACAATCCAGTCACTCCAACCCACATCCGCGAAGTCCACGAACAGAGGGCGCCGCTGGCAGATCTCCCGCGCCTCCTTGCGCCTGTGGTGAGGCCGGTGGCCCTTGCGCTGCGTCGCTCTCTTATTTCTAGTCAGCGACGTCTCTCCACGCTCCCGAGCCGTTCTGGCTCTCGCGTCCTCCGTGTAAAGCATCAGCAGAGGCTGGATAGCGCTCCATTCCTCGTGCTCGTCTGTGGCACGCCGTCGGACGCGAATATGTGGAAATTTTATACTTTCATTGCCTACGGTCTCGTCTATGACGCGCACTAATAGGCCATGATTATGTAGCGGCTCCTTGAGCCACCTTCTCGCCGCGCTGAGGGCGTCCGCCGCGACCGAGCCTTGGCCGGGTCGGAGCGGAATTGAATCGAGGAGTCTCAAAATGGGTTCGCTCTTTCCTCGTCTGCCCGGGCGGACCACGTCGTACAGCAGCAGCCTCTGCGTGCCGACGACACCGACGGCGCGTTGAAAGGTGACATCCGCGCCGCGAGCGACCTCGTCGCCGGGTACGCCACTTATGTTGAAATATAGGCGAAAGCGATGCTCCTGAGGGAAGCGGTCGTCGAGGTCCGTAGCGGTGTGGTAGAAAGAGCGCACCGTGTTGGCGGCGGCGGCAGGCAGCGCGCCTCGCGCATCATACAAGATGCGCATAGCTTGCGGCACTGGTGTCGGCGGGCGGGAACGGGGCGAAGGGCGCCGGGGCAGCCCCAGCAGTGCCAGCAGCTGCCGCTCGGCGGCGGCAAGGCTCTCCTCGTCCGGCCCGCCGGCCGCACACAGCGCCACCAACGCGCACACCACCGCGCATGCGCACGCCCCACGCATAATTCTCCTCGACCCACCTGGGAACAAACAAACGCTACATTAATTCATTGAACTTAAATATCCATTCACCATTTTCctttaagataatttttaaatttcgaaattgtaatgaaaataaataaaatgtatcaatGATGAATGTATTCAATACTTAGAAACCATTCAATATACAAATTAGATTAACTGGCTTGCTTCATTTACTGAACTCAAATTCCCTTACATCGAAATTCTTTTTTACAATTCCGAAATATGAATTTCCAAGAGAcatgaataataattcaaacaGTACTACTAGTTAATCAACAAAGGTTAACATTGTGCGCAACCGGTAGTCATTTTATCTCAATATTTCTAACAAGTGCACCGACACAATGTGTATAATACTATCTCTTATGTAATAAGTTTTCATTGACGATAAAATAAGCATAGATAACTTAATCAAAAAACAGACTATAAATTGAGTTATAGGTAAATGTAGTTctgaaatatcaaaatatgtacATTCTAATAATtccataacaatatttaaataaagaatataaattgtataagaAAAAATGTAAGCTAATATACAAAGTTTACGCAAAGCAATGCTTCGAGATGAAACACTATAATGCCAAATGCGTTTATCTGTAATCGATAAAAATACAATGCAATCTGtattctatatccatacaagtGAGGGAACTGGGACAGACCATTTAAGGCCTTGTAACACCATTCGCGTGTgccattaattaattatctaacAATTGACGCAAGTTATACAAGACTAGGTATGAACGCGACGTCGGTGTACgaattcaaactcaaaatatctttattcaagtgggtaaccaagtacacttttgaatcgtcaagttaattTTTGACAGATGACATAATGACAGTTagaaattagaatttaaaataagtactTTGATTTCGTTCTTCTACGCTACCAAATTGTTTTAAGCTGTGAACTCTTTCAATTTtagtaaatagttttttattcatttgtacTCATAGGATTAggttcattttaaatttacattctaacaaaaaatatctcaTCTATAAGTATTATGAGTTTCTGTTTAAAATCTCTTAGAATTCATTAATTTCGATTAATATATTGTGTTTTCTAAGTGTACTCAcgcatattatatatgtatacctaTATAAGAAATCTAATctctaattaattattttaatcaaaattatgttatgtattttgaaattaattatgtatcaaatgatactttataaaataactacgaGTTTTGTTTACATGACATCAATATGTTTAGTAAATGGTATCTAAAACGATACATTATACAAGGTTGCAGTTATAAAATACGACCATCTTAATGTTCCTATTTAGACCTTAATTTTGTTgtcacattttatattatgttttgcatttatatgaacaaattaaaataaattacaataaatctaAACTATAAGCcgattttaagattttttatcaCCAAATACagcataatattttaattacgatgcgtcaaataataaaaagctcGGATCACTTTCGAAAAGCGTTACCTAAGTAAAAGACATCAACGAGATATCTTGGCTACGGTTGTGCTACGATAACCATCGCtgataattaatacaaattcgGTCACAGATTAAAATACTTGAGTCGACATAAATCTCATACACACGACCATTCTATATAATCATTTACGGCACATAAAATCGAGAGAAAAGCGTTATCAAAGTAGGCATAGAAGTTTATCAAGATGGTATTCAATTAAGTGTTATTCTTCGAGAGAAATCAAGTATTAAACTACGGTTCTGCaaatgtgtatattttgttattatgtttTGATCTCTGGTACGGACCGGATCATGGCGTACGTATTTCGAAAATAATGCGGTCAAACCGGCCGCTAGCGCGGTCGCTCTCACACTCACCCGAAATTTTAACGCATCCAACGTCGATAGTTACACAAACGATATCGCGGGTGGTCAATTGTCAACGCTTCGGGAATAAATGTCGCACTCGTTCACAATGGAACAAACACATAACAGCTGAGCGAACGGGTAACATAACTGGCGCGTGTTTGCGCGCGGGAAGCGCAGTACGCTCGTGCGTGTGCGTGCGTGGCGGAACTCGCGGGACCTGCGGACATTACGTGCTCACGGCGCCGAGATCGCGGCGGGAGTGATCGCGCCGCTCCAGACGCGGCGTCGCCGAGCGGCCCGACCCAGGCCCCGCCCCGCAAGCCCCGACCCCCGACCCCCGCGACCAACGCACCCCACACACCACCAAGGATCCAGGCCAACCACAAACGACACCCATTGTGCCAACCCAGCAATGGGGATAGAGCACTACGCGTTATATATTTGCTTTTTGGGACAGGTATGATGCAAGCTATGGGAAAGTTATGAAATAACATAGAGACAGTCCTTAATTCAACAATCTTACCATCTACATGAGGTTAAAATTTAGTAACATCCTAGAAGTACAACACAGTATGCAAATTCTTTGTCATTAGTAAacgtataaaacaaattttactcACAccattaacattattaaaggATTAAACTACAAGCCAAATAAGCCAATTATGCGTTTACAATATGAATAGAAGTCAAAAGAATGGATTCgctaaaatgcattttttggAATGTTCTTGGAATGCGCAAGTTCTAAAAGACCTTAATGAGATAATTTTTCCCACagatattttgagttaataaaacaatgagaGTTCCGAATCCTTAATGTGATGAGccttaaatctaatatttgaaatgttttatgaCACCTaacgtattaaaatattagaattGTTTCTTTTGAATAGATTTTATCGTTTAACAAAAAGCCTAGGTTTTGCTAAACGCGTGTACGAGTACGAGTGTTATACATTACCTAATTTTGGCTTAAGAATTTTTCATGACTAAC is a genomic window of Pieris napi chromosome 13, ilPieNapi1.2, whole genome shotgun sequence containing:
- the LOC125055028 gene encoding protein decapentaplegic is translated as MRGACACAVVCALVALCAAGGPDEESLAAAERQLLALLGLPRRPSPRSRPPTPVPQAMRILYDARGALPAAAANTVRSFYHTATDLDDRFPQEHRFRLYFNISGVPGDEVARGADVTFQRAVGVVGTQRLLLYDVVRPGRRGKSEPILRLLDSIPLRPGQGSVAADALSAARRWLKEPLHNHGLLVRVIDETVGNESIKFPHIRVRRRATDEHEEWSAIQPLLMLYTEDARARTARERGETSLTRNKRATQRKGHRPHHRRKEAREICQRRPLFVDFADVGWSDWIVAPQGYEAYYCQGDCPFPLADHLNGTNHAIVQTLVNSVNPAAVPKACCVPTQLSSISMLYMDEVNNVVLKNYQDMMVVGCGCR